The following DNA comes from Abyssisolibacter fermentans.
AGGTGCTGCTGATAAATATCATATTAAATACGCTCTTGTTTATCAATGGGTACAAAAATACAAGAAGGATAGTGTTAAAGGGCTAGAGCATAAAAAACGTGGACCAAAAACCAAATCTATAGTTGATGAAAACTCTTTAAGTGAAATAGAGAAACTTAAGTTAGAATTAGAGAAAGAAAGAAAACTTCGAGAGCATGCGGAATTAACAGTTGAAATCCTTAAAAAAAAGAAGAATTGGAAAAGAAACTTCGCTCACGAAAGTA
Coding sequences within:
- a CDS encoding helix-turn-helix domain-containing protein, which translates into the protein GAADKYHIKYALVYQWVQKYKKDSVKGLEHKKRGPKTKSIVDENSLSEIEKLKLELEKERKLREHAELTVEILKKKKNWKRNFAHESKTRSGISYC